The nucleotide window AACGACTTTGGAAGTTTCGAGTTCCTGCGTTTtctctctccaaattttggtgtaaacagatagTGACCAATTTCATGAGTTCACATATAGTACATCATAACAGCTTGGAATTATCAAGTCCCACCACATGATAGCCACACGGCTACACCCATACATACTACTAAATTAGTGAGTTCATCACATATTACATGTTCCTGACTCAAACTCGACCATAAGAATAGTTGTAATACTAGTGAGTAGCAGTTTAAGTATTACAACCAAAAGGAGATACATAAATAGATAATTAAGCTTGTATTGTTGACATGGAGTTGCTGCAGTTTGATAAATTAAGCTTGGACTGGGGTTAGCACAGCTCCGACAAGTTACCACCAGTTGCTTAAAATCAAAGGGCAAGCTCCAACAAAAGGTCAAACAACAAACTATGTGAAGATAAAATATCATCAATACAAGTTTTGTAGCATGAATATATGTATATTGCACCAGattaaaaaaatagaaacatGCACCAGAAGACCCTCCTGTATGTCCTGGAGGCATGACCAGAAGGTAGCACACTGCTTAGTTTTCTCATCAactacaaacacaaatacataatTAGTTCTTAGCACAGCAAGTGAATATTAATTCCACAAGTTTTTTTAATTCCACAACGAAGTAACACAAATATACCTTTGTATTTGTTTATAAGCCAATCTTGTGAGCACATAAGAGCTTCCAACAGTTGGGAAGTAAGCCTGCTGCGATGGTCTCTGATAACTCTTCCACTAGTGTTGAATGTAGATTTTGAAGCAACAGTTGTGACAGGGATAGCAAATATGTCCATTGCAATCCTTCTTAAAGTAGAAAATCTAGTTCCAGCCACTTTCCACCAGTCCAAAACCTTAAAATTCTTTGTGTGCATGTCCAATAACTCATCCAAATAGTGATCAAGCTCAGATTTAAACCCCCTGCTAGCTGGCCTTATACTTGCAACACGTGCACTAATGGAAGATAAAAAAATCATTAGTTTTCACAACTGAAGGTGATGATGTTCCTGTCTCACTGTTCCCCACATCCTCTTCCATATGATGATACTCACACATCAAGTGAGCTAAGTTCTTAACATCAGCAACCCTCTCCTCACATTCTATACCAGTTGTCCCAAGCAAGTCCTCAAAACAAATCTGTAGTACTACAAACTTTAATCGAGGATCTAAAAGTGTAGCAATTCCCATAGCCCTTGAATATCAGTCCAATATTTATCAAATTTGGCTACCATATTAGCTGACATAGATTCTACCACAAGATTACCACTGTTGACCACTGCCTGATTTGCTTTCTAATCTCAACAATTCGAGTGAAGTAGATGTTACCAGTCACATAATCAGTCCCAGAAAACAGTTCAGTGATATCATTGAACAACCTAAGCCTCTCCACAACATACTCTACAAATTTCCACTCCTCCTCGGTTGGCAAACAAGTGTATTGCTTATTCACACGGCTTGCTCTAATGAAAGCAGCCTTATAGGGCATGCACTACTAAGCATAATGAAAGTCGAATTCCACCTAGTCCTACAGTCAAGTGCTATCTTTGTATGGACATCAACTTTGACAAACTTAGCTATCTCATCAAATTTTTCAACCCTTTTTAGAGTGGTTGTCCAATAAACTACACTATCACGAATGCTCTGAATTGCATGTTTTCAAAACATCTAAACCATCCTTTACTATCAGATTAAGGATATGAGCAGAACAACACATATGCAGTAATTGACCATCATTCATTAACTTTTGCCTTCCAATATTCCTCACAAGGAAAGGGATTACCACATCATTTGTAGTGCAGTTGTCCAAAGTAATTGATGACATCTTCTCATTAAGATTCCACTTAACCATCGATTCATACAACTCAGCACCAATAACTTCAGCAGTGTGAGGTACAGGTAGATAGATGAACCTTCATTCCAGTAATTAAAAATGATAAGAACAACCAGATCTGAAATAAGTATAAAAATTGCAACAGAACTTATCTCAATAAGTAGTGACTACCTCATGATAATACTCCTAAGGGTTCATGATAATATTCCTAAGTCTCCATGATCTCAACAACTAGTTTATAAACTTCATCTGTTAATTTTGGATGCATTTGTAAATGCTTTTGTCTGTTAACAGGGGACAAAAAGAAGCACAAAGATGTGAATTCGAATCCCAAGCTTGCCCTCTCATTGGACGTACACAAAAGGTATATTAGTTTATACGCTTCATCTCTATTGATTTGGGATGCATTTCATAGTTAACACATTTTGGAGAAAAGAAGCACATAGATGTGAAGCTAGGATTGGGAAAGTTTTCGGGGTTGTCCTAATTAATCCTTGACAAATTGACGAGTAAGAAAGACATAAAGAAAATTGCAAGGTaggtgaaaagaagaagaaaatctaGGAACAACTTTCTATGGATCCAAATAAATATCTATTTTAATTTTGACTGAGTCCAGGAGCAAGGTTGGAGATGCATATCAAGAGTTTGATCTTTTGCCTATACTATAGTCAGTGCTAATACTAATAAAATAGTATATTGACATGTTTAAACTATGGATTATAAATGGATCATTAAATGTTTATAAAGTAATAAACTATATATTGCAATGAAGTATAGgaatatatgttggaattaacaTTCTGATGCAACTGAACAAGAGGGAAGAGGAGAAGAGAGTGAGAAAGGAGTGAGGGAATTGGAGGCCAAAAGTCCCCTCCACAATGCCCTTGTGCCTCATTTTATAGGGGAGGAGTTAGGCGGTTATTTTCATACATTCCCTAGGTGGGATTTGTAATTATAAATGAGCCCACATAATAATTTATAAACAAGCCCTAAATGCTCACAATTATGCCCTTAGACCTACTAACTAGGCCTTCTCTTACACTAAGGGTTCTCCAACATATTACACATCCCAATAGTAGCCCCTTAGCTATTTGGTTTTGAAACAACAAGGCATAATAGCTAAATATGACTAAATGAGGGTTTCTTCGTTTGGCTGCACCCCACAGAACTCGGTAGGTCTCTGTTTGCGGTGGACGATGTGGTCGAGCGGGCCGCGGGGGAGGCTAGCTCCCAGAGCCGTGAGGGTGTCCAAGCGACCTTGTCTAAGCTGGGAGAAGCAGCTGCCATGGTTGTACGGCTAGGCACAGAGGCCCAACGCCAGATGATCGATGAGGTGGTGGTCCAAGCGTAGGTGGGTCCTCTTATCTTCTGTTCTCACCGTGTTTGCTCCAATTTTGCCATGGTTGCCTGATCGTCCCCCTTTTTTTGTAGGGGTTGATGAAAACTTCGATGGCGAAGTCTCGGTTTCTGCATTTGGCTTACCAAACGCAAGTGGGAGGCGGCACCGACCGTGACCGGTTGGAAGCGGTGGAGACCGAGGTGCGTCACCTACGAGAGGAATTGGAGGCTTCTCAGAGGTTGGAGAATGAGTCGCTTCATCGTGAAGCGTAGGATAGATCCCAGGTCGAGGCCTTGATGTCCTAGGTGGCTAGACTTTAGGACATGGTGGATGCCCAAGAGTCGGAGATCGCCTCGGCCGGTGCTGCTCGGGAGATGACTGAGAAGGGGCGTCAGCACCTTGAAGCTGAATGCCATAGACTGTGCTCTGCCTGTAGCGGTATGTCTTCGTTGACTTAGCATCATGCCTCTGCTTTGTTGTCGTGTTTGGTCATGGACTGATGTTCTTTTCCTCAGGGTTACATACAAGGGCGCTTTCAAATCAGGAGGAGAAGATGGCCATGAGCCAGAAGATGTTGGAGATGGAAAGTTAGTTGGTGGCTTTGACTATCTCCGAACGGGCTCTTGGTGACGTTGTGCTTGGCGTCGGCCGGGAGAGCGCCTAGCTAACGCATCGTCTGGATGATGGCTGTTTCCAAGTGGATTCCCTCATTTCTAAGGGGTTTTGCTGTGGCGCTCACGCCGCTCTGACATTGGTCGGCTCACATTATGGTGACATTGACTTCAAGGTTGTCGGGCGAGGGTATGGGTCCGGGAGATCAAAGAGTGATGTCCTCGACATCGGTAGTGCCACTGCTCGGAGCCCTAAGATCCTTGCGAGCAAAATGTCGACAGCAAGCATTCGCCTCTAGTACTAGTCTTCTAGTGTGTGAGTGTTCTTGGTGCAGATGTTTTGACATGGGGTAGTGTGTATCTGGTACATTCACTTGTCGTCTAGTTATTATCAATTTTTCTTTTTTGCCCTTCTTTTTTAGTTCGGTTTGGAATGTGCTTCGTCTCTCTTAGTTTTATGCTCACGAGTGCACGAGTTAACCTTAGGGTGGCCCACCGGTTGATGATAGCGCGGTCCGTGGGAGCGGTGTGGCATCGAGGGTGGACAATAGATCCGGTTCGATGCAGAGAAAGAAAGATCCATGGCCTCCTTCATCCCATTCCTTTTGGCTGAAGCGAGTGTGCTTGTGACAAGGGGTGCGGTCGGTTGAAGTTCGGAACGAATCAGTCATTGGGATGACAGTAAGTAGTGCTACACCATGGGCTACATCGGCATGTGCCTATGAGCGTAGCCCCCATGAGTGAGTCGTGTCTGCCCACTAGAGCATGTCAGATCAAATCATTCGAGGGTTGGGTGCTATCTGATTTTTCTCTACGAGTTGACTCTAAATTTATGCGGCTATTGATGGACTCATATATGTACGTGGACGTGCTGAGGCGGTGGGGCTAGGGTCAAAATAGATGTGACTAACCGATGCACCTGAAGCTGCTGGTGAGCTGATCGACATAGCTTGGGGTGCTTTGAGCCCCCAAGCATTTGCTTGCGATGGAGTTGTAGTAGTCCTTGGGCCACGAGCTAATGGAGACACTTCTTCGCCGCTTGGGGCGGCCGTAGCTGGTGTGGGTTGGCCTCTCCAGCTGCCTTGGGCCGATCCTTGTCGACTCGATGCCCTTGAGGAGCCTGTGTGCCCCGAGGGTGGCTTCTTTGCTCCCGGCATGTAGTGGTTCTTGGTAGGGAGAGCTTGCACATTCTAGTGCTTTAGTCTTCTTGGCGCAACGGCGTCGCCATCACTGCGCCTCCACTTTTGGGTAAAGCAGACGCTTCTGGCGTGGGATTGTCGACTCCTATCGCTATGGAAGCTGGCTTTGAGCGCAACACGGTTCGATCCGCTCATCGCGGCGCGTAGTGCACTCGGGGAGCCCACTTCCTCGGATGCATGTGCTTTGGAGCGAAGGCTGGCAATCCTTCGAAGCATGTTGTGCAGCTAGTCTGCCATGTAGGATTGGATTCTGGTTCTGGGTTTGACCCTGCATGGTGTGATGCCGATTGGCCGCTTGATTTCTTACTACGATGCTGCGTGGTGGTGGGTAATTTCGTCATTTGTACGCGCCCTGAGTCATTGCACTCCACTGTCAGGGACACTATCTGGGGTACGTTTCTACTGTTAGGTCTAGTTTTGCCATACGGTAGGCCTGGATCGGGTAAGAGCTAGTGATAGGCGTTGCCCCATCGATTTGAGTGATCTCGTGGTTCCCTGTGGGGATACGGCCGCTGCGTGCCATTCCCCAAGCGAGGTCACCACGAGCCATGACCATCTGGCTTTCTAGGTGGAAGGCCTAGCCATGGCCAGTGATGAGAGAGGGCCCAGGCCCCCTTCACAGATAAACTCTGGGATGCAGCCCCCATGGATAGTTCTGAGAGTGTGCCCACCATAGGCCGCGGGACCTAGATTCCTGAGTTGGAGGCTTAGGCCATGGCCCAGGGTGGACGCGGGCATTGGCCCTTTGGTGTGGTTAGCCATGTGGTTCCCTAGAAGGATGTGGCCAGTCGAGGCCATTCCTTGGGCGAGTTTGCCCTGAGCTGTGGTCCTTTGGTTTCTCAGACGGGAAACTTGGTCATAGTTTGCTATGAACGAGGGTACTAGCCCCTCTAGGTGGGTGAACTCCGGTATATAGCCCCCGAGGGAAGTTCCAGAAGTGTGTCCATCACGGGGCATGGAACTCAGATTTCCATGGTGGAGGTCTGGACTGTGGCTGATGGAGGACGCAGGCGCTGGCCCGTTGGCACCGATGAACCTGTAGTTTTCACGATGGATGTGACCGTCGTGGGCCATTCTACCAGTGAGTCCACCAGCGGTGCGAGGAGCCATTGCTTCCTTCCTCAATCGAACGAGAGTGTGCAactgtcccctacctagcgtgccaactatcggtgtttcgtaaatcggactagtaaatttatacgattgccgcgctactctaggaagacgatggtagcatccaatagacaggaggatttatactggttcaggacaaagccctatgtctagtctcagagaagattgagtgtgttcctcgcttgaatgatctgaagttcttacaatgggggtgcaagaatggcgAAAGAGGTGGTAGAACCAACGCTAGACGAGGGACAGCCCAAAAAGAAGCTCTAGGAGCGCTACTGCTatggatggaatggtagaggatgaagaatgTCAAGATATCCCAAGATGGGTGCCCTAgccacccttatatagagttcgggacCAGGGCTCGTTACAAAGAGAAGGTTCCCCTgaccgaagggtcgagagcctgagggaggtcctagctagcttggcttccaagctacgccgtcttctaGTGTATGTCCAGGcgtggctatcgtcatggtcttaTGGCCACGTCGTGGCAAGGTCtaacgtggtgctactgtgccgacCGTGGCGGACACTGTAGGCACGGTGATGGTTCGTCAGCTATCCTGTGCAACGCGGCATCCGTAATGGTCTTCGCCGTTGTCTCTAGGTTTCTCGGGGCATCATACCCATAGTAAGCGGCCGTCCTGGGTCATTGTTCACCTGGTTGTTTCATGGGGCTAAGGGCCACGACCCCGATCGTTGGGGTCAGGGCACTTCGCTAGCCGGGGAGATCGTTGGGGTTAGGGCACTCCGCCATGGATCTCCtccatagtgggtgggatcgcACGTGCGTCCTGTCGGTCCGTATTTGGACGGTTGGTTTCGGACCCATTGCCACTGttgtgcggtgttgtcttgttgGTGCAATATGACACTGGGTTGGCGTCTGACCGGGCTGAGGTGACTACCGTCACCTTGGTCCTTACGGGGTCAGTGCGGCGTGCTTGCCCCTGTCAGGGTAGGCTCGCTTGGCAAGGCGcgacctctttctctctcttccgGAGGTCGTGATGGAGAGAGGTCGTATGCCTTGCAAGCGTGGTGAGACCAAGGCAGGTGGAAGGGGTCGTGAATAATCTCGACCTCAGCGCCTGGCCTGACCTTGTTTGGTTTTTGCTGGGCCTCGATCATTTGGGTTTTTGCTAGCTGTTGCGTAGTAGGCCACGTGGCTTGCTAACCAATGTCTTGAGAGACCCTAGGTTTATAACCCCGACAGGTGGTGATGTCATCTCGCTTTCCGAGGAGTCAGAGGTTCATAATtttgaccatatatatatatatatatatatatatatatatatatatatatatatatatatatatatgatgtttaTGACGTAACAattattattagattaatcatgaaatatattttctaaAAACTTATTAGTTAAACTTAAGATTCTTTGACGGCTAGTGAAGCGAGATTTACATTCTTTTTAGGGCGAAAGGAGTAGATGATTAACTAGAGGTGGTCAGTGAGCTAGGGCCACGAACCATTCTAGTAGTTTTTGGCAGTCTTGCTGCGATCGGCGATATTCAAAATCATAGTACGTAGACTATATCAACGATGTTCATTTAAACACTTCCAATAGTGTTTACAGCTGGTGCCTAGTAGTTTCCATGAAAGCATTGGAACATGAATCATACTTGCTTGCAGTTGAACGGCAAACAGTACCCCACATAGTAAACTTGTGGATCATAGAACAAATAAAGTAATGCACATACTGTGACGTACAATTTATTCGTTTTGCTATGCCTGACTCATCATTCGTTAAGCCAGTGATCTCTCCCAGACACAGATTATATTCAGTGTTTTTCACTGCAGGGTGCCAAGTAATTAAGCTGAACTCGCATCACCGTCGGTTCAAAACCCCCCTTCACTGCTAGATTTTGAACTGACAAtagcataccggcagtgatggggttgacatcactaccggttcctAAAAACCGACACTAACGTGGTTTCCAAGAAATCATAAAAATGAGCTAAAAAATAGGGAAATTCTATTTTATACCGGGAGAGAATCCATTAGACAGCCACTCGGTTGCGCATTACAATTCAAGTGTTTTTTCGTGTGAAAAATGCACGCTTCGTGGCCACTGGTGCTTGAACCCTGACCTCTTGCTTCGTGTTTTCgtcccctaaccactccaccaATGAGATGCTTGTGTCCAAAAAAGAAATTCATCCTAGCCATTTTATATTCATCttattttgaaatgagtatttgggaccataaacaatttcaaatgaaaaagttgtcaactacaaagttttataactcttgaagatctacaactttggttttggtcatttctccatccaaggtcatttgaagaatttgaatttcaaatatgaGAAAATTCAATCATAATTTTCTTTGGATAAATcatttgaaatttaaaagttgtcaACTGCCAGGTTGcacaactttttgagatctacaacttttgttttgagtgtttctccatccgaggtcgtttgaaaaaattcaaattttaaatttgagaaatcaaacgtaattttcgttagataaatggtttcaaatgaaaaagttgtcaactacaaagttgcataacttttcgagatctataacttttgttttgattgCTTCTCCATCCGAAATTCTCAAATACCACTACACACTTATGACTATGGAATGTATGCCTTTAGTTGGTATTAATTAACTTTTATGAAATCTTGCGAAACAGATAGAGTGACATCATAACGACTTCAAATAAGAAACTTGTAAACTACagagttgcataacttttcaatatctataacttttgtattggtcactTCTCTATCCGAGATCCATAACTACCACTGCACACTCACTTATGACTATGGAGCATATAGACTCTTTTGGTATTAACTCTATAAACTCTTGTGGTGTATATTTGGATATCCAAACGATGCTAAATCAAAgaagtttgaactacaaagttgtagatctcgtcgagtactacaactttgatataaagtttgtattcATCGGACATCATATGTGAAAGTTATGAACGTTTTCTTGTACCATATAACTGTCGgttaaaaaaaccgacagtgagaCCCAATATCCGACAGTTATAATACCAGTGTCGGTTTTACCTACGAACCGACAATGATGACCCAATATCAATGTCGTCGGATATGTCAAAAAAACCAACAGTAATATGCCAGGAGGCACTATCACTGTAAGTTTCTTAAAAACCGACGGAGATGAAACCGGCAGTGAATGTCACATCTGTAGCAGTGACCGAAACGCATCGATAATCCATAAGATGACACATTTGATACGGAACTTAGCTTAACTCTATAAGAACGAGCGACGTACGACGACGGCCCTGTTTCATTCACTAGTACGTACGCTAGCTTGATATCGTTGGAGTTTGGTGAAACTAACCATGCATCACCGGATCTGATACTGCATTACTTCCAGGACTGAACATTAATTCATCGCCGCCTTGCACGAAATCAGCATCCCATTTAATTAAACTGAGCCTGGATCTTTTTAAGAGCCCAGCAAGCTTCAGTTACCTACGTGACTGATAGTAAATTTATTGCAATTGCACCCTATATAAATAGCACTGCCTCACTACTCATTTCGCATCTCTCGCATTACGTACCGTCGATCGATCATAGTATCTGACGATCTCGATCACTAGCCAGGATCGTCAATCTGTCACTCACTTGCAATAATGGCTGCTCTGAAGATTGCCACCGTGTGCATGCTGCTCCTGTGCGTCGGCTCAGACCTGGCGCGCCCGGCCGTTTGCCTTGCATCATCCCCCGATGATCAGGAGGCCGCCGCGGCCGGCGCGCTGCTGCGGGAGCTCCTGGAGCGCGAGCTCACCCAAAAGCTGAGCCTTCTTGCCGAACAGCACGGCGGCGACGTTGGCGAGGTCTGCACTCCCGCGTGCCAGATCTGCCTGATAATCTGCGGGATCACCTGTGTGCTCAACCCCAACCCGGCAACCTGCTTCGCCAACTGCACCGTCGCCAACGGCTGCTTCAGCAAGACGCTGCCGGTCGCATAAGCCTGCATGCATTGCATTGAGTCAGCCATGTGTGCTGCTCGTCTCGTTAGATTGTGTCTAATTTGTATGTGCCCTGTACGGCGTGCTGATACAAGTTTACAATAAGAACCTGCTGGAGGCACCAGGTTGGCCCGTGCAGACGTCCGGGGCTGGACGGCTCTTGGGAACTGTAGTCGCTGCCCATCGTCCTGATGGTTATCAAATGAATGTAAATGTGCTTGTAAATGTGTTAAATTAGTGTCTTCGTTTGTGTGACTGTATAGTCTGTATGCAAGTAACAGTAAGCTGTTTTATGCGGATACTCTTAACGATGTACAATTACGTATATGTTATTTGCATTTGTTTTCTGTTAGAGCCGTAGGGGATACGAAATAGATCTTATCTATTTTCTACGCATAATTTAGGTctaataatatatatagagagagaggggAAAGACGTCTTGTTgggagagaggaggaagaagagggttcgGCTATTAGGGTTTTATATTGTAGCTAGCTAGGACACTGCCAGATTAAGACCTGACAACGTATTATTGAGATAGCACTGCCAGTTCACGCCACGACCCAATATTGgtatatcactatcagttgtggTTAGTGATACACCACATATCATTGCCAGCAGTGATATCACTGCTCAGTCGTGGCTTAACATAGTGTGGACATGGGTCTTCACTGCTAAATCAATAGAATCTCAATCATTGTCAAGTCTAGACTTATGACCGGACAGTAAAACCGAATCAATATCGGCTCTAGCACGTATGGCAGAAATTATGTATAATAGCACATttcacaaaaaataaaaaaaagaagctCCACACAACACATCCGTCCGGCCAGGTGGACAAAAGCATATTAAACATTTAGTTCACGAAGTGTGGAATGGGAGAAGATGGCCTAAAAGGCTGAGCTTCACCATCAGTTTATTTAATCTTTCTTCTCGTTCTTTATAACTCAAAAACACATGTATATACTCACTCCGTTTCTTTTCACCTGACGTATTTGGTTTGTCCTAGGTTAAATTTTTCTATGTCAACCAAGCAAAtgtaaatgcacattcaaatgcaacatacaaattcatgagcttgctcctcctacttatgggcttcaaattttaattgattccctTCTATTGCCATCTCTCTCATTTTCTCCCCGATTTCAATGCTTTTCTCCTCCTATCTTATCTTTATGaactacttctccccctttgtcattaattgaCACAAAAAGATGAGCACAACTTTTTAGATTGGTTGAGTTAGCCAACTTAAAATCAGTGGGGTGAATATATGTATGTGAGGATCATTAATTCactttggttcaatctagattatttaccaaagaaatttaactcggtttgatccaaggacaagctttgtaaaagaaccatccaatttataagagcacaagtacaatagcaatcaccgaagcaatCGAACCATCATACGACCCATacaaacccggtagtccgatgaaatcatgaaggatctcaaataaaccaacatacaaaccaatatcgtacatgattcaacacaaccagtcacatgttacaacaggttcacaaatagttctcatacatcagagtttcaacaaagttattacaactcaaatttagaagtagcggaagcaacaaagttttgaaacaacatcaagatagttcaaatacatagccagtttaagatcatctccaacaaaagcacatagagcagatgatatagaatgaccatgcccttggtcttactctccatccactacaggagttatgcaatgcttgcagtaaccatggttcatcacgtcatctgcaacaaatgagaataaaccctgagtacgagaatgtactcagctagacttacccatcataaaccaaaataataagacaccaaggagtatgcatggcTTTAAAGGTGGAATTAGCttaacaatattttgcataaacgCTTTAGTAACATAATatggagatttagtacctctagcatcaatttgaatacctattcaattaagtatctctagattagcacctataatagagcaatcacttgatttagctaacaagcattagtaaccatatccggtatcagaattatttgagcatcatcataaccatcaagtttccattaagttactctacgttaccgctactcagtcaagttctcactatccgagagagacggcgattcaaatcgattcctacccagctggggaatttattcctaacacaaaccaaggCACACCCCATGTAGgtagcctcaggtcacctttggtacaattcaggactaACTCGCGGGTCCAATCAGCGACGCACCCTCAGATATTCTACCAATCTACCAGGAAGATCGGGATCCggtcctgcccttggactcacgccattggctctccacacatccttactaccttcaGTGTGCGCACTATCACTTATCGGGGCCcgacctgaattgagctactcggcttcgcggtcgtaTCATCGGATCCGGtcagctaagtgctaggcatacgttcaacatgacatgaggacgtacaacgaatcgatccttaaccgacacagacggggatagataggaacccaagacctccatgccttctTGCTTTTCTATCACGATCCTGCCCggtctcctttattcattgaca belongs to Miscanthus floridulus cultivar M001 chromosome 4, ASM1932011v1, whole genome shotgun sequence and includes:
- the LOC136551795 gene encoding uncharacterized protein; this translates as MAALKIATVCMLLLCVGSDLARPAVCLASSPDDQEAAAAGALLRELLERELTQKLSLLAEQHGGDVGEVCTPACQICLIICGITCVLNPNPATCFANCTVANGCFSKTLPVA